A genomic stretch from Arachis stenosperma cultivar V10309 chromosome 3, arast.V10309.gnm1.PFL2, whole genome shotgun sequence includes:
- the LOC130965721 gene encoding uncharacterized protein LOC130965721: protein MSEASAGMHCYESEELDSVASDDEDSQQAAFPQANPDAPVKEVRLELGMEFENLEHFKKAVKKFNINIGRSIFFSRVDSTRCKAICYDEDCPWQIYCAKRSFPLSFQVKTFVNEHTCSKVNKNKSADEKWVVEEFEDKIRDHPNMTQRQAHDFFKKEFDVIVNERKIYRAMVKAKELIEGSEIAQYALLRDYAKEIMKTNPGSTVRISTDYVEGTEHKFKRIYICLEGCKKCFSVGCRPFIGLDGTFLKGYYPGQLMTAIGHDANNHIYPISYVVVECECKDSWKCFLELLQEDLGDAAINGINFMSDMQKGIIIYLLYFSPPGPHPCYA, encoded by the exons ATGTCTGAGGCAAGTGCAGGGATGCATTGTTACGAGTCTGAAGAGCTGGATTCTGTTGCAAGTGATGATGAAGACAGTCAGCAAGCAGCATTTCCTCAAGCTAATCCAGATGCTCCAGTAAAGGAGGTAAGGTTGGAGCTTGGCATGGAGTTTGAGAATCTAGAGCATTTCAAGAAGGCAGTTAAGAAGTTCAACATCAACATAGGGCGAAGCATATTCTTTTCAAGAGTGGATTCAACTAGGTGCAAGGCCATATGTTATGATGAGGATTGTCCATGGCAGATATATTGTGCAAAACGGTCGTTTCCATTAAGCTTCCAGGTGAAGACTTTTGTCAATGAACATACCTGCAGCAAAGTTAATAAGAACAAATCTGCAGATGAAAAATGGGTTGTAGAGGAGTTTGAGGACAAGATCCGTGACCATCcaaacatgactcaaaggcaggCACATGATTTTTTCAAGAAGGAGTTTGATGTGATTGTGAATGAGAGAAAGATATACCGTGCAATGGTAAAGGCGAAAGAACTAATAGAAGGATCAGAAATAGCTCAGTATGCACTTCTTCGGGACTATGCTAAAGAAATAATGAAGACCAACCCTGGCTCCACCGTAAGGATTAGCACTGATTATGTCGAAGGGACTGAGCATAAATTCAAAAGGATTTACATATGCTTGGAAGGGTGTAAGAAGTGCTTTTCGGTTGGCTGCAGGCCTTTTATCGGGTTAGATGGTACTTTTCTAAAGGGATACTACCCTGGGCAGTTGATGACTGCGATCGGCCACGATGCCAATAACCACATATATCCTATATCCTATGTTGTGGTGGAGTGCGAATGCAAGGATAGTTGGAAGTGTTTTCTCGAACTTCTCCAAGAAGACTTAGGGGACGCAGCTATCAATGGAATCAACTTCATGTCAGACATGCAGAAG GGGATAATCATATACTTGCTTTACTTTTCCCCACCAGGGCCTCATCCTTGCTATGCGTGA